One Dreissena polymorpha isolate Duluth1 chromosome 9, UMN_Dpol_1.0, whole genome shotgun sequence genomic window carries:
- the LOC127845823 gene encoding serine protease inhibitor dipetalogastin-like isoform X1: MLTIVGLFCVALVAFVGGATVPEQAHTTPGPHMCICTMEYMPVCGVDGKTYPNMCSMKCEGVAEYHKGICGLPVCACPRIYQPVCGQDGQTYGNSCELRCAGVAFFQEGPCTGTAQTLIPPGVGKRQAVIPCICTFIYQPVCGSNGQTFGNECTLRCDARENPELSKLHEGPCSGTELVTFSPDF, translated from the exons ATGTTGACCATTGTTGGACTTTTTTGCGTAGCACTCGTGGCGTTTGTTG GTGGCGCCACTGTGCCCGAGCAGGCGCATACGACCCCGGGCCCccacatgtgcatttgcaccaTGGAATACATGCCGGTGTGCGGAGTCGACGGTAAAACCTACCCAAACATGTGTTCCATGAAATGCGA GGGTGTAGCTGAATACCACAAAGGTATCTGCGGCCTACCGGTGTGCGCCTGTCCCCGGATATACCAGCCCGTATgcggccaggacggacagacgtacGGAAACTCGTGTGAGCTCAGATGCGC CGGCGTTGCGTTCTTCCAAGAGGGCCCCTGTACCGGGACCGCGCAGACTCTCATACCCCCGGGCGTGGGCAAGCGACAGGCGGTGATCCCCTGTATCTGTACCTTCATCTACCAGCCCGTGTGCGGGTCTAACGGACAGACATTCGGCAACGAGTGCACGCTACGCTGCGACGCAAGGGAGAA CCCAGAGCTATCAAAACTCCACGAAGGTCCTTGCAGTGGCACTGAACTCGTGACTTTTAGTCCGGATTTCTAG